In the Arachis stenosperma cultivar V10309 chromosome 8, arast.V10309.gnm1.PFL2, whole genome shotgun sequence genome, gaCATTTTTTaccttaaaatttaaatatttctgTCTTTGTCTTTGTTGCAAACTGCTACATATTGATATAAATGGATTTTTGTGAGTTGTGTTGAGATAATGTGTGAGCATGATACTGTGATCCTTCTCTATTGTTGATTTTTGGCCAATGCTTGATTTAGATTTGTTTCTACTTTCTAGATTGTGCTTtgtctttttttcttatttatttgttttattttcactCTCCAAATAATCCCAGATAAAAAGGCAAACTAATTTGTGTAAGTTTCTGCAATTAAAAAGTTTCACTGCTacaaatttatttgttttatttttactctCACTTTTTTATGTCAATAAATCATTTAAACCTTTTTTAAATAGTAATAATTTATTAGCTAATATTCCTCTTTCtcttcattatatatatatatatatatatatatatatatatgcgcTTTGTGTTAGTCTCGATTGGTTCATTCCTTTTCTAATGTTTTCCTCATCTTCGTGCATTGTTTTAAAGGCTATGCATTCGGTGCTTATTATTTGGAAAAGTTTTTTTACTTAGTTTGAATTTGATAGATTTTAGGTAATTCTGTCCGGGAACATTATTCGAAAACTTCTTACCTACCGAATATCCTATATAAATACATTAATGTTGTTAAAGGACAATACATGGAAGAAATTGAATAATAGCGAGAATTAGAAACTATGCAGGACATGAAGTATATAAGAGGGTATGTATTGCAGCACCATCACATATAAAGGGGAAGAAAGTGGTGCAAAATGCTGAAATAGGATTGTTTTGCTTTGATGATTGTAATCATCTGATCTCTctttcaattaatattttggttggaaataaagagtttaaaagGATGGAAAtcccttaaaaaaaaaagaatgaaattaGTAAGTTTGACCATTTCATTTCGTAtgtaaaatatttgaaaaagtttCATACGATCTTAAATAAATCTTATCCCTTAATTGTGTACATTTGAAATCTCTGTAAACGGCTGAACTAAGCAAATGAGTTCTAATTAATTCATTATACCATGATGGGTATCGAGATATTGTATGATGAAACATACGTTGTTTAAAAAATTAGGCAAACAATTTTATATTAGGCATATAGTAATGTAACCATAATAGGAAAAACTTGTGTGCAAACTGCGAGAGATTCGACAACATAGTTATTGACCATTACTTATGTGATTACAATAAAAATCATTtgtattagttattttatattttttgatgCATAACAATAATATAGTGTTATACAGTTTATTTAAATACACATACATAATAGTTTTTTTACATATAAGTGGAGTCCCCTAATATAACATAATAATGGAGTTAAAAAAAGATTATCTGTACTGTCAAAAATAGAAGATGAATTAGTATTTTATCTTATATAATAAGTTTTTatgcataaaatattttttaaaacaaaaataataactGTTAGTATTAATCAATGtatactattttattatatacggtgaatttttaaatcaatattTACTAACTAATTTTGACATTAAATTAACATTTGACCCGCACGTATGGCGAGTTTTACACTAGTTTTTCTAATAACAAACATGCTGGGTTGTACCAAAAGTTAATATCAATCTATGTAGTCAAAATAAGATCGTAACAAGAGTTTAATAATTGTTCATAAATTTAATAGCGCAATTTTTTTGCTAACGAAGTTTGTTAGTAGAATTTaattatcatttaattattaatttaatttttttagtctaatttttttaatttagtattctgataatatatttttaaatattaatgactgataataaaaaataataaattttaataatttctaaCATTTTTCGTATACCAAGCTTAAGTTTCCACTGCCCTGCCATTTGTAAGTTATTGAGTAAATAGTCTAATTTTATAAGCTTAATGCTTACTGGTTAATTGACTTATATTAGCAGGGACATTAataatagaatttaattttgactcatttttttgtataaaataattttatatatttatctaattatataacattacatcaacaaaaataacatCTTTCGGAAGCGATggtgaattttttatttttaatattagagTAGTAgtggtattttttttaaatgtggaTTGCTGGGATGTTATACTCAAATGTGGAATCATTTAACAAAAAAAGCAGAAATCGAACCGTCCGATTTATTAGAGGTATAAAAATCGGACCGTACGATTTCTAgaggtacacaaatcggactGTCCAATTTGTAGAGGTACAGAAATCAGACCGTCCGATTTGTAGAGGTACACAAATcagaccgtccgatttgtggtaaaaaaattaaaaattttgaagtaCAGAAATCGAACTCTCTGATTTATTTACTtccacaattttaaaaaataccaaaaattataatattaatatatcaCCACTTCTAttttcataacaaaaaaaattagccgcGATGATCGACCACGCTTTATAATTTCAGtacatcaaaataataataataatatcttatttCCCACGGGAAGCGGGGTTTTTAGCTTCATTTTTATGGTTATGTTCTTACTTCTTACAGCCCGAAAGATACGCAAGAAATGAAATCAGGAATttaggaagaaagaaagaaattcGTTTGACGGTTTGAGTAGCGAATACTGAATAACGAGTGAGTAAGAAGAATCTCAGaaccaaagaaaagagaagatcgAGATTTAGATTCAGAGCGAGTgagtgcaaaaaaaaaaaaaaaatggggAGTTCCAAGTTCCAACGCATGTAACGGAAATAGGGAAGCTGAAGACTCCGCCATGGATTCTGCGACGCCAACACACACTGACAGCTCCAAATCCCAGCCTCCGTTCGCCGTCGCCGAGAAGGTCCTCGCTAAACACAAAGGTCGATTTTACGAAGCCAAGGTGAAGCAACTCACTCACACTCTTACCCTTACTTTGTTCTCTTCCACACTTTCAAATAAACTCAGATGTTTGTCTTCTTTCAAAAGGTTAGGCAGGTCGAATTCAAAGAGGGCCAGTGGCGCTGTTTTGTTCATTATTTGGTAAGCATAATTTTCTTCTGAgctccttttcttttctcaattttgttttttcttGGATGTCTTGgtaattttgttttttcaatttCAGGGTTGGAAGAAAAGGTGGGAATTTTCTCTCGTCTTACTCGAGATATCAGCACCAACTGCGAGCTCGGTTTTCTCAACGTTTCTGTgtgtttgtttttattattaaatgcAGCTGGGATGAATGGCTTGCAACTGATTGTTTGATGAAAGACACAGAGGAGAATATGCAGATAAAGCTCGCCATTGATGAGAAATTTGGTCATGACAAAAGTACAAAGATTCACCGTGCATCCTTCAACAAACCAAAGACTCCTAACAATGGTTAGATATTTCTTTTCCTTGCTCTACTTACCACTGAAATTCTCTGCTATACTATTTTTCTCCTTTCTTGAATGCTTTTGCAGCATGACTTAATTTAAGTGTTGATGACTTTAGACTTTAGAGTAGTATACTAGTGTGAGATGCATATGACTCAATGTACATTGTGTTTCTTGGGGTGACAGAGGGATGGGGAGGAAAAGATTTTTATACTGCTATATTTTTTACTTTGTAGGGTGATGCGTTATAATTCTTAATTTCTTATAGCAGTATACCTATATGCAAGTAATATGCTTGTTGAAGTAATATGCTTGTTGAGATTGTAAGGATCGATTTCTCACGACGTTAGTTCACAAACTGGAAACCTCACATAGATGAATTGATATTACTTTATATGTAACAAAATGTGGTGTGAATTTCAATATGAGACTCAGTTATGTTGAGTATGTTCAGGGTTTATATGCTGCATACATTGACTGCTAACTCTATACATCACTAACTACTCATGGCTAAATTATACTTTACATAGCTCGTACTAAATGCCGGGCTACCGGCAGCTATTAAGCTCCTGATACTTTAGCAATTACCCCTTTGGATTCTTAAGTTTGAGCCTCGTGTGTTAATAACTTTGGGATATCCATTTTCTGTCATAATAGAACCAACTGGTACgtatttcctttctttttctcacCTAAGAGTAACATGTGGGTGTTTATATATGCATTATTTGGAATTTTAACCTTTTTCAGCATTCACTGTCCACAATTTGGGGCTCTCACTCACAACATTAGGAACATGCACAATCCCTTGCATGTGATCTAAAAGTTGCTGTCATTTTCTCATTAAGATATGCTAAATggatttcttgtttttatttaaGTTACCTTAGCTTATATCATGGATACAAGGACGTTATGAGTTTTTACCGCATTTGTATATGTTTCAAATGGACTTTTACTTAGTCTTGGCCCTACTTTTTCTCTGACCTGTTTGGGAAAAATTGCAATGCAGAAAGCAGAGGCAGGAAACGAAAGAGTGAAACTCCAATTAAGGTGCACcatcattttgaattttaatgtgTATGGCACTGATTGTACACTTTGATGTCTGATTTGCACTCTCATTTTAAGTAATATAGGGCACTAATTGAGCACCAGCAAAtctttgaatttcatttaaAATGTGCATTAGCATAAATTGTCATTCAAATTAGTTGGAATGGAAATATGTAACTTTTATCTCATATTTCCCCTGAGGGGTGAGATGAGGAGATGGTGCTTCTAAAGTCTTTTGGCTATATGGTATAATTTAATTGATTCGAGGTTTTGTTCACTGATAGGAAAAACCAGAGGTCCCTTCTGACAAGCTTGTCAGCATTCAGATTCCACCAACTCTAAGGAAGCAATTAGTTGATGATTGTGAATTTATCACCCATCTGGGCAAGGTAGtgctattattttatatatattagttttaTTTACAGAGTTGAACCCTTGTCTTAAGTCCTTTACAAGCAAGTTGATATAATTGTTACTC is a window encoding:
- the LOC130945009 gene encoding protein MRG2-like, yielding MDSATPTHTDSSKSQPPFAVAEKVLAKHKGRFYEAKVRQVEFKEGQWRCFVHYLGWKKSWDEWLATDCLMKDTEENMQIKLAIDEKFGHDKSTKIHRASFNKPKTPNNESRGRKRKSETPIKEKPEVPSDKLVSIQIPPTLRKQLVDDCEFITHLGKLVKLPRTPNVNDIMKNYFDYRLKKCGLISDSVEEILKGLCCYFDKALPVKLLYKNERQQYQEACPDNTTPSTVYGAEHLLRLFVKLPELLSHASIEEESMTELQAQLVDILRFLQRNQSTYFLSTYHVPDDIENSTNKQGD